The genomic segment AGTGCATGCAGGAGTGCCTGTTAGATTTCCATCTATAGCAGCTTAGGAAGCAGGACGGAGAAGAGGCGCCAGTCAGCTGGTTAATCGCGGCTGGATTCGAAACTCCCCACGACGTCCGTCTCCGGCGAGTAACGCTCGAGATTTTGGCATACGGGTAACACCCGACCGATGGAGTACAGGGCTCTTACTGTTAAAGCAAAAGGTTACCTTCACCAACAGTTAGAGCGAGTGTACCGTGGGGGGGATTGTAGGCCAGCGCTAAGACACTAAGAAGCGTTTTCGCTCAGGTCATGGGTTTCAGTCAAGGCTGGTTGTCTGAGGCAGCACTTAATACTAAATAATACAATTAAATATTACAAGaatttcatttgtttttaacCCACCGATTAATACAAGTACAAAAAACAACGCCTCCCCCcccgaaaaaaaataaaaatgtagagTGAAATCTGCACGGTTGCATTTTCTTTTCCAAATGGAATACTTTCTTGTAGTGTTGCGGTGAAGGTTTTAAACAGCCTTTGAAAAGCAGGAGTGTGGACTGCAGCACTGCATCGCCCGGCTGGGTCTGCTACCAGTCACATGCATGTAGTGTCAGTACAAGCAAGTAGCGCACAGGGACTTAGCACAGGGGCTAATACCCTTCTGTCTCTATGCACTCAGTGATGCACTCTAGAGGCCATAAGGAGAAACACCACCTCTTCATGATGGGCCCTCAGTCCAGCTAcatgcttttggggggggggggggtgttgtgttCAAAAGAGCATTACCCTAGCTGGTCATGTCAAAGGTGTGTCAAGACTGAACCCGGTGCATTACACCCCCTGgaagtaaaataaatatgtatgcaactggcagaaaattaccataaattgagaaacacTCAAATAAATGCATCTACACCCCAAACTAGAGCTTAGTTACAGTCAGAATGACATGAGATTCTGAGTTGGGTCACAAACCTTCTCTTCTCTAGGGCCTCCCAGACTCACCCCAAACATTTACCTATATTTCCAGCTGGGCACCTGGATCAGGAAATCAGGGCCAAGGTTATTACAGCAGAACCCCACGccttgggattcaaaccaacaaccactGGCATATAAGCCCAATGATCTGCTGGACAGCTGTCTGACTTTGAAGCTGGAAATAAAGCCACTGTGACCAGAGCGCAGGTGGGACACACAGCAGGGCCCGTGAGTGGCATATGGCAAGGGGGCGGGGAACCAGGCCCAGTTGTCCAATGAGAAGGCAGTACACAGGAAGTGGGAGGTACACAGTTCTGCCAATGAGGACCAAGAATCTGTTCTCATGTCTGGGGGGGTAAGAATAATGACCTATAATCTGATCTAACAAAGCTGAATAAATAAGTTATTAAATATGTAAAGGTGAGAGGGAGGAGAGCGCAAGGGAGCAACCATCTGTAGtgtgagaagtgtgtgtgtgtgtgtgtgtgtagcatgGGGTTGTTCACTTATGCCACACAGCCCAGCCCGTTATGACAGCACTGCAGACAGAGCACATGGTCAGGATTCGGGCTCTGAGGACTATCTGCTCAGTTTTGCGGAGCACTTGCCCTCACGGCTGCAGCCTTTGCCCCGGGGTGGTTGGAAGGAGCTAGGGCAGCGAGGCGGGGGTGACCCCGAAAGACTGGGTGGCGAGCGGCTCGCGCACGTGCTCCCGCCGCAGTGTTCAAGCCGGGAGGGGGAGGAGCTGATGGAGCGCTGGAAAGATGAGCAGCTGCGAGGGGAGGCGCTGGAGCTCCGGTGGGCGGGGGGCGGAGCCCCATGTGATGACGCCCTCACGAGGGCGGGGCCCCGCACCCTGGGAATGCCCCCGCCGCCATGCACCAGCTGGGCTAGGCAGCTGAGAATATCAGCATCGCTGGCACTGCTAGCGCGGACCCGGGTAGCGGCGAAGCCTGGGGGATGAACGACGGGCGCATGTTAGACACGCACAGCGCCATCTGCAGGCCACAAGGGGAACGGCGCTTACCTGGTGTCTGCAGCAGAGCGGCTTGGCGGCTTTCCCGGGGGTGGGCGTGGCAGGAATTGGCCGGTCGTCAGCTGCAGCGGTGGCTCCGGGGGAACGGGCCGGGGAATTCTGCTCTTACGAGGCTGCAGGCCACACGAGGAGGACAGCGACGGAGCCTCCTCACCAGGGTGGGACTCGTCATCCTGGGAGCGGTCCGACAGGAGGGGCACCCGCAGGTCGCATGAGAGCGAGGCGGGGACGGGGTGCCCCTTCTTATGCAGCAGCTTCTCTTTGGCAGAGGGAGACCCTGACAGGGAGCCAGGTTCGAGGACGGGGATGCGGCTCAGCCGATGGGTGGGATCTCGTCGTGGGGCGGGGGATGCGCCTGTCATGTCGGCGCTCTCCTCCACGTCTCCATCCACCTCCTCTGGGGGGAGCTGGCTTGGTGCATCTTCAAGAGGCCCTGGATCGGTCATGGGCTCCTCTGGTTCAGCAATGGCCATGGCGATGTTACCACTCTGAGGCTCTCCGGGGGGCGAGATCTGCCCATTGGGGATGGCAGGGCTGAAGGGTGATTTGGGGGACAGGGGGGACCGCGCCGATGCTCGCGGGCTTGGCACAGGACTGGCATCTTTCTTGGCAGATTCTCCATCAGGAATCTGATCGCTCTGAGGTGGGGGAGGGCTGCCGGGACGGCTAGGGGGGCGAGTGGCATCAGGGGCTCCGCCCGGGGATGGGACGGCATCGTCACACTTCTCCAccagggggtcctgtggggcgCTGTCGGAGGCACACTGGGAGGATGGCGTGGGGGGGTTGGGTGCTGTCAGCTAACCACAGAGACAGGGAGGAAAAAAGGACAGGGAGGGGGGTTAGGAGCCAGATCCTGGAAGGAGCGTAGTGAGATAAATGGGAATCTTCTCAGCACACCGTGAGTCCGGAGGAAGGGAGGGGGCACAATCGAGCACACcactactgtgggggggggggggggggggtcacagagcACAGCACTATGGCACAGACTGACACAATGAGCAGGAGGCtcacagcacacagacaccagGACCCAACACAGAACTTCTAAAAAAGGTGAGACCGTATAGCCAAGGAGAGTGAACAGACCAACAAGAACAATGAACGTTCACCTCGGCCATGCGGGGCActagaggagagagggagagaggggggagACAGCATCAGAAGGCGAGGATGCTGTGAGGCCTAAACCATGGTCGAGCGCTAAACCCCAGCCCACCAATCACATGACAGGAAGCTTTAATGCTTGGCCAATCAGAGCTTTATATATCAGCCAAATACTGTCAGATCATGTTAGAGGAGACAGGAGAGAACCATGAGGGGGATCTTTCATAAAACGGGGAGGGGGTTCTGCATGGTGGGAGCTGAGCAGGGAGGGGATGGGCGGTGCTCACCTGTTGCAGCTGGGCACGGGTGATGCGGATGACGGAGGGGAACTTGGCATTGGCTGCCCCCGCGGGGATGGCTGGCAGCCTGCGGTgcacagacagggggcgctgctcTGCATACTGGCTGCGGTGCAGGGGGTCTGACAGGGTGGTTGGCACGGTGTGGGGGCTTGGGGAGCGGAGGAGCTGGGGACTCGAGGTCTGACTCGCGGGCTCCTCAGGGAGGGGCTGTGAGCAGAGTGGGGGCAGCTGGTTTAAATGCTAACATCTGCAAAAGCTCTAGTCTGAAATACCCACACAGAatatcctgcagcagcactgaaaGGCTCGGTGAAGGTGATGACAGGTCTTGTTGGTTGTTTAAATGCAGAGAGCCAGGATTTAGTGACACAGAGGGGATCACAGTGCTTTCGCTTTAGGACTCCTctcaagttcaggtccagaaagtacaaatccagaccaagattttgttttaaccacccAGTTGAGAATAAAttgtcacattcacagagtaaTAAACTGGTTAgtcaaaacaaaatcttggtctggatttgtactttctggacctgaacctgAATAAGCCAATCCACCCAAATGTCTGCAGTCCTCCCACCCCACAGGTCCTATCCCAAAGCCCCACTTCCCTACCTGCACAGAAGTCCCCTCAGGTTCAGCTGAGTCAGTTCTGGTGCTGGGGGGAGGTATTCCAGATGGTTCTGCCTTAAGTTTCAGGCCTTCCCCTGGATCCTCTCCTCCCGCCGGCCCCTCTACCCTCAGCACCTCCGGCTCCTCCTCGGAGGGGCTCCTGGGGGCCTTGCCACCGCCCTGGTAGTCACGCAGTTCCTGCTCACGGTCCACCATCACCCAGTCCGGTGAGGCCGGGTCCTGCCGGTCCGAGCTCAGGTGGACGGCCACGAAGCCACTGCTGACCACACcctccccccgctccggggagccCGTGCCCTGGGTGGGCTCCTCGCTTGGTTTCCCGGCCTGCTCCTCTCGTTCAACACTGGGAGGCCCTGACGCCATCCCTGCTTTGTTCTCTTTCATCTGCAGGGAGCTGCCGAACTGCTTGATTAAGctaaagagaaagagagagagagggagtatAATTTTTCGCCCTCACACAGCATGCCGTCACTCTCACTGGATTGTAACTGTAACCGCAGTTACTGTAACCCTCATCAGCCCCTCCGCTACATGCTGCGGTAATAACCGGCCGGCTAGACAAGCGGTGCTACTGACTAGGCCTCCAGGAAGCGCTCGGTGCTGGGCTTGGGCTCCAGTGTCAGTCTCTTCTCCAGCTCGAAGCTGTGAATGTTGCGCAGTTTTCTTAGCAAAGGGGCCTCGCGGTCCGGGGGCAGTGCCTCGGAGCGGACACGCAGCGGAGACCCCGGTATGGGCCCCGCACACGGACTCTGGGGGCCCGGGCTCTGTGTGTGCTCCTCGTCGGTGGTCATCTGTCAGGGTaggggaggagagagaggggggtcaGGGATGTCAGGGTTACGGCGCGACCCGTGGAAAGTTTCTGGCATGATGACTTGGCATTTCACGGGGAGGAAGGCCAGCGCCGTCCCTAGGTCCCAACCTGGCTCTCTAGGGCAAAAACGACCCATGGCCACCATGTGACCAGATATGCAtctttttggggagggggggggttctggacAGCAGTACCTGATAAGCATGCTTCACGTACCTTACAGATGCCCAGTCGGATGCGGGCGCGGTTGCGGTCGAATTCCTCCCAGACGTCAGCCTCCTGTGGGCGTGGCGTTGAGCGCTCTGGGACGCCATGGTTGTCCCCATCGCTGAGTTGCTCATCCTGCAGTACCTCCTCCGTGTTCTCCCGCTGGAGGTCGCCCGGGACCAAGGAGGCGTTGGCCATGCTGTGGAGGACCGGGCAGCGAGTCACGGGGGGAGAAAGACCAgcagccaaccccccctgccgtCCCTCCCTCCAGTGCAGGCAGACGTTACACGTAAACTGCTTTTGGAACCAGGAATCAAACTGGGAGATGACCATCATTTTATAGCAGTTGCTTTCTGTCAGGCCATGTTTCTCCTGGTTGTCAGTCAGGCTGGTCATTACTACAGCAGGGCACACATTTGCTCCCTTTGTTCCCTGTTGATGAGGTcatcaacaccccccccccaccccatatcCGTGCCAGGGAGCGCTTACCCCAAGTGCGCGGGTGTGAAGCGGGTGTGCTGCTGGGGGCTCGGCCCCAAGGCGTTGATGGCCAGGGTGCCGTCGCCTTTCTCCCAATCAAATGGGTCGTTCTCCAGGATGTCGGCCGCCTTCATGCTGTTCTCGAAGACTGACATCAGTAGCTGGAAAACAGCAACGCTCCACGTCATTCGGGGGCGGCCCCTTGGCCCTGTGACGTCACACAGAGTCTAAAGGCCTCACGCTTATCGTCTAACAAGACGCTGCGCATGAGGCATTTACGGGAATGTGGCGGGGGGCCAGACTAATTCCACATCTACAGTCACAAGACAAaatcttcatccatccattgatcCCTCCCTGAAGCCCATCTCAAGAAACGAAGGGCACAAAGAAGGGCTTACccccccaggacaggatgccggaGACAGCAGTTCACCAACTGCATGTCTATGCGATTCAGTTTATCAGTCAAATAAATGATATTTGGTTTTCATCCGTTTTGCAGCCAAAAGCCCCTGGATGTCAGTGACTGAAGCTGATGACCCTGATACCTGGTAGTCAGGCTTGGTGTAATAGTCCAGCCCGCTGATGTGATCCAGGAAGACGTTGAACTCCGGCGGTAGGTGCTTCAGCATGAGGCTATGGTCGTATACCTCCTTCATCTTCCCCACCTGTTCCTGAGTGGGGGAGGGACAGCGCACAGCTTTAGAGCAGAGCCGGGGCTtcccggtgggggggggggtggggggggggggggggggggggggggggctaacctTGTCTTTCAGCTTCCGCCAGGGCAGCTGGCCAACCAGGAACTCCACCAGCATGTAGAAGAGTGACCAGAGGTCATCATGGCGACCCATCTCCTGTAGAAGTACAGGGAGGACATTTCCAGCTTTGGGTCAGCGGGGGGCAGGCCTCATGGTGGGCGGGAGTGCCTGGGGGATTCCAGAGGCTTACCTTGTTCTTGTGGGCATTGACAGAGGCGTAACGTACGGTACCCCGGAAGCCAGCAATGGAACGAGGCTGCCAGATAGGGTGGGGGAAATGAGAAAAAGCAGAAACAGTCATTCTATAGCAGACACGCAGAAAACAGGTGTGGAAACACACAGAaaatcacagacagacacagacacacacagataacagacagacacagaaaatCACAGCCACATACAGAtaatcacagacagacacagagaaaacaggcatggacacacacagataatcacagacagatacagacacacttAGATAatcacagacaaacagacacacacagaaaatcacaaatacacacagctaatcacagacagacacagacacacgcagataatcgcagacaggcacagacccATGCAGAaaatcacagacagacagacaggcaaggaCACAAACAGATAATCGCAGATAGGCACGGACAGACAGGGACAGGCACAGATAAtcacagacagatacagacacacgcacacagataatcaaagacaggcacagacacacacagaaaatcacagacaggcacagacacacacagatcatcacagacaaacacagacacacacataaaatacagacagacagacaggcatggacacacacagataatcacagacaggcacagacacacacagaaaatcacagacagacagacaagcatGGACACACAGATGTAAtcacaggcaggcacagacacacacagataatcacagacatacacagatattcacagacaggcacagacacatacaaataggcacagacagacacagacaggcatgCTTACAGGCCGAACTTCCTGGCAGGAGTTTGTGAACTGACGCGCCAACCCAAAGTCCAGCATGTAGCAGGTCCGGAAGGTGCTGCAGAATCGGCCCATGGCGAAGTTGGACTGCAGATGGAGTTAGAACAGGCGGTTGCGTGATACTCTCACAGGCACACTGGGCATGGGTCTATCTGCGTCTGTGCTGGACCATGTGACCCCcgctgccacgccccctcaccgGCTTGATGTCCCGGTGCAGGAAGCCCACGGAGTGGATACTCTCGATGGCCTCCAGCATCTGCCGCCCGAGCCGCAGGGTGGTGCTAACGGTGAAGGTCCCACGGGCCATGCTGCGCCTCAGGTCCGCCAAGTTCCGGCCCTGCACAGCAGAGGGCGCTCAGTCACGGTCAGCGGCCCCCCCATGACAGCCACACACTCACGCCCGGACCTGGACGTACCTGCAGCTCCATAACCACGTAGCTGAAGCGGTCGTTACGGCCGCAACCCACAAAGCGGCACACGTGGTCCTTACCTGccaaagagaaagagagagtctGCTTAAGGCCCCATTTGGGATACCGCATGAGATtcccggtgggggggggagaggcaaATAAACACCGGCTCACATGTTAACCTCTAAACAACAGAGGTAATTAGAGTGATCACAGTGGGGATGCATAGTATTCTATTTTACTGAACACAatgacctaaccctaacccccccccccaccgggcaGGGAAGTCACATGGCCATGCCCAGGTTAAAGTTAACGAGCTGTGACCAACAGCAACAAGGCAAAACGAATGACGTGCAGGAAACAGATTGCGCAACACACAGCTATCCCCGCCCCAAAGGTTGACAACATCTTTCTTGTCTTCCTTCACTCCTGACATGCCTGATCTGCTTTCAGACCAGGGCTGTGTCATGCGGCACCCCCTCACCTTGCAGCTTCTTCAGCACGGCCACCTCCATCTTCAGGACCTGCTTGGGCTGCTTGGCCGACTCCACCTTCAGCGCCACGCTCATGTGCAGCAGCAGGTCCACGGCCTCGTAGATCTCCCCAAAGCCACCACCCCCGATCTTCTTCAGCTGCAGGGGGCGcatgggagtgaatgtgggagGTGTCAGATGAGGAGGTCGACTCCCTCCCACCAAGGCTACTCAAATGTTCTTTTTAAATCACAAGCAAACCCACTTCTCCACCCAGCCTGGGGCGGCACAGCCGTACTCACTACTGGCGCAGCTGCGGTACTCACCACTTTCCATCGCTCCTTGACCAGCATGGGCGTGCTGAGGATGTCCGGCTGTTCCCCTCCCCCGTTCATCTTGCCTGGTCCCTATGGTGTTCCTCCTCGCGTGTCGCAGGACATTcgctggttgggggggggagggggcagagagagtaTGCATACTTGACCGTACTTCTATTCTTGTGTACCCCTTTTACGTCATCTTCTGTTGCGGAAGAGCAGTTCCAATCCTCAAGTACAGGAGCACAGAGGACGGCAAAAAACCCCGGATGCCgttcatgccacaccccaaaTATCAATGTgatcaatcccatgattcactgcacACCAAGTTTGTTCTTGGGAGGTAAGTTgacaagaccggtcttgccaagaccacaagtactaTCTTcgcgttcttggtattgaggaACGCCCAGAGAGCTGCTTACTGGGACAGCAAATGGGCCGTGGGATACCTTCTCCTGTCCTGCTTCTCACAAGTTCTCAGAGAACCTCTCTCACCAAGCCCCAAGGGGCTTTCAGAATAGGCTTGCTCCATAACCGCATGGACCATCGGTAAACTGCTAAGGCTGAAAGGCAGCCCTAGGGCCAAACAATACAGTTAAAGCCCATTCCTAGATAATCAGTAGATCAAACTTTTAAAGACGCTATGATGATTTAACATAttttgcatccccccccccccccttattgcACATTGTAGCATTGTATCGACCCTCCGAGGAAGGGTAACTAAGAAGACTCCACGTCTCAGAAAACAAAAGTTTAAAAGCAGGTTTCATTTTATATGAAAGATGCTCCACTAATTACACACAGTTTGATTGCTTTGCCGTTCCTGTCTCTACACAACGATTCTGGCACTGGTCACGCCGACCAGATCTCAGACTAATAAGTGGAAACCTCACTACCAACAGTCTGAAGTCAAGAGGTCGACCGTGGAGTCTCAGTGAACCTCAGTGAACCTCAGTGAGCCAAAGACGAGGTGACCCTGCCTCCGTTCACCACACGCAGCTTCTTTAGGTCGTGGTGAAGCACTACTTCGTAAATCTCACAGGGAGAAAATTTACAGACCCAGCCGACCACGGGAGCTAGAGAGCAGAAATCAGTCCTAACGGTAGATGCAGATTTCCGAGGCCCGACATCAAACACGAAGCTCTTTTCTAACTCAACTCTAATCAGCTGTGTATTTCGAAGTGTCCTGCGGCCTGGAACATGAAGCTTGCATTCTGCTGATCAAAGATAGACACGTGCCGTCACTACACCTGCTGTCGACGGCGGGATGCACACAAACTCCGCCCAACAGGCAAAATGTTCAGAGTGCCTGACCCATTTTCCACAGACTCTCTGCAATGAGTCGAGACGCTGACTGTAGTGTGTCCCCAGCTCCACACGCAGGTGGCGCTGTTCAAATCAACTG from the Brienomyrus brachyistius isolate T26 chromosome 19, BBRACH_0.4, whole genome shotgun sequence genome contains:
- the LOC125714511 gene encoding LOW QUALITY PROTEIN: tau-tubulin kinase 2-like (The sequence of the model RefSeq protein was modified relative to this genomic sequence to represent the inferred CDS: deleted 1 base in 1 codon) gives rise to the protein MNGGGEQPDILSTPMLVKERWKVLKKIGGGGFGEIYEAVDLLLHMSVALKVESAKQPKQVLKMEVAVLKKLQGKDHVCRFVGCGRNDRFSYVVMELQGRNLADLRRSMARGTFTVSTTLRLGRQMLEAIESIHSVGFLHRDIKPSNFAMGRFCSTFRTCYMLDFGLARQFTNSCQEVRPPRSIAGFRGTVRYASVNAHKNKEMGRHDDLWSLFYMLVEFLVGQLPWRKLKDKEQVGKMKEVYDHSLMLKHLPPEFNVFLDHISGLDYYTKPDYQLLMSVFENSMKAADILENDPFDWEKGDGTLAINALGPSPQQHTRFTPAHLGMANASLVPGDLQRENTEEVLQDEQLSDGDNHGVPERSTPRPQEADVWEEFDRNRARIRLGICKMTTDEEHTQSPGPQSPCAGPIPGSPLRVRSEALPPDREAPLLRKLRNIHSFELEKRLTLEPKPSTERFLEAYLIKQFGSSLQMKENKAGMASGPPSVEREEQAGKPSEEPTQGTGSPERGEGVVSSGFVAVHLSSDRQDPASPDWVMVDREQELRDYQGGGKAPRSPSEEEPEVLRVEGPAGGEDPGEGLKLKAEPSGIPPPSTRTDSAEPEGTSVQPLPEEPASQTSSPQLLRSPSPHTVPTTLSDPLHRSQYAEQRPLSVHRRLPAIPAGAANAKFPSVIRITRAQLQQLTAPNPPTPSSQCASDSAPQDPLVEKCDDAVPSPGGAPDATRPPSRPGSPPPPQSDQIPDGESAKKDASPVPSPRASARSPLSPKSPFSPAIPNGQISPPGEPQSGNIAMAIAEPEEPMTDPGPLEDAPSQLPPEEVDGDVEESADMTGASPAPRRDPTHRLSRIPVLEPGSLSGSPSAKEKLLHKKGHPVPASLSCDLRVPLLSDRSQDDESHPGEEAPSLSSSCGLQPRKSRIPRPVPPEPPLQLTTGQFLPRPPPGKPPSRSAADTRLRRYRVRASSASDADILSCLAQLVHGGGGIPRVRGPALVRASSHGAPPPAHRSSSASPRSCSSFQRSISSSPSRLEHCGGSTCASRSPPSLSGSPPPRCPSSFQPPRGKGCSREGKCSAKLSR